The following coding sequences are from one Crateriforma spongiae window:
- a CDS encoding catalase — MSDPKPQCPYQTQQFGRPVDDNQHSQTAGPRGAMLMQDVHLVEKMAHFNRERIPERVVHAKGYGAFGTFTVTNDITEYCMADLFSKVGKKTETFARFSTVGGESGSADTARDPRGFALKFYTDQGVWDLVGNNTPIFFIRDPLKFSDFIRTQKRHPQTHLQPHWRRWDFWGQVPEALHQVMFLYSDRGTPKSARFMNGYGSHTFSMYNADGVRHWVKFHFKTQQGIENFSDDEAIAMAGKAPDYSTRDLHDAIENGDFPQWKMCIQVMPESDAADYHWHPFDLTKVWPHDDYPLIEVGTFELNRNPSNYFQDVEQAAFEPGNLVDGIGLSPDRMLQNRVLSYPDAHRYRMGVNYHQIPVNQPRCPYATYHRDGTMRVDGNGGGSVDYEPNTMDGPKETGRRNEPPMPVHGDGDRYDEFPCDDKDYYGQPKIFWEKVLDEGARERLCTAISNSMLDSPERIRNAMLEQFEKVHPDFAEGVKSRLDAPAEEPIPIA; from the coding sequence ATGTCCGATCCTAAACCGCAGTGCCCCTACCAAACCCAACAGTTCGGTCGTCCCGTCGACGACAACCAGCACTCACAAACCGCGGGTCCACGCGGTGCCATGCTGATGCAAGATGTCCATCTGGTTGAAAAGATGGCTCACTTTAACCGCGAACGCATTCCCGAGCGGGTGGTTCACGCGAAGGGCTACGGCGCTTTCGGTACCTTCACCGTGACCAACGACATCACCGAATACTGCATGGCGGATTTGTTCAGCAAGGTCGGCAAGAAGACCGAGACGTTCGCGCGATTTTCCACCGTGGGCGGTGAAAGCGGTTCCGCCGATACCGCGCGTGATCCACGCGGCTTTGCGTTGAAGTTCTATACAGACCAGGGCGTGTGGGACTTGGTCGGTAACAACACACCGATCTTCTTCATTCGCGATCCGTTGAAGTTCAGTGATTTCATTCGCACACAAAAACGACATCCGCAAACCCATTTGCAACCCCACTGGCGACGCTGGGATTTTTGGGGGCAGGTTCCCGAAGCTCTTCATCAGGTGATGTTTCTGTACAGCGATCGTGGCACGCCGAAAAGCGCACGTTTCATGAACGGTTATGGAAGCCACACCTTCAGCATGTACAACGCCGATGGCGTACGTCATTGGGTCAAATTCCACTTCAAAACTCAACAGGGCATCGAAAACTTCAGCGACGATGAAGCGATCGCCATGGCGGGTAAGGCTCCGGACTATTCCACACGCGACCTGCATGACGCGATTGAAAACGGCGACTTCCCACAGTGGAAAATGTGCATCCAAGTGATGCCGGAATCCGACGCGGCCGACTATCACTGGCACCCCTTTGACCTGACCAAAGTCTGGCCTCATGACGATTATCCTTTGATCGAAGTCGGCACTTTTGAATTGAACCGCAACCCGTCGAACTATTTTCAAGACGTCGAACAGGCGGCATTTGAACCGGGCAATCTGGTCGATGGCATCGGCCTTAGCCCAGACCGAATGTTACAGAACCGCGTGCTCAGCTATCCCGATGCACACCGCTATCGAATGGGCGTGAATTATCACCAAATTCCCGTCAACCAACCGCGTTGTCCGTATGCGACCTACCATCGTGATGGCACCATGCGAGTCGATGGCAATGGCGGCGGTTCGGTCGACTATGAACCGAACACGATGGACGGCCCCAAGGAAACTGGCCGACGAAATGAACCGCCGATGCCCGTCCATGGAGACGGCGATCGTTACGACGAATTTCCCTGTGACGACAAGGACTACTATGGCCAGCCCAAGATCTTTTGGGAAAAGGTTTTGGACGAAGGTGCACGCGAACGTTTGTGCACGGCAATTTCAAACTCGATGCTTGATAGCCCCGAACGTATCCGGAACGCCATGCTGGAACAGTTTGAAAAGGTTCATCCCGATTTTGCCGAAGGCGTGAAGTCACGATTGGATGCTCCCGCCGAGGAACCGATTCCGATCGCATGA
- a CDS encoding glycosyltransferase family 4 protein, giving the protein MKIGIIGHLKHPIAKPFAGGLETFTDSFVHSLTKRGHDVTLFASGDSDPTLPLVSIIKRATVADSKRRLQRVHHEWIESVENEAYASLMAGLAASNFDVIHNHTLSPLPLAFASTLPMPMITTLHTPPLPRMVDELADRGSDNSGAFVNISNANAERWRSCISQQTIIYNGVDTSFWKKCHQPKQRRAIWFGRILADKGPHHAIDAAHAAGLPIDIAGPVADSEYFDHEIQPRLQDTDCYHGHLTHEELCGLLSRSAVALVTPCWDEPFGLVVAEALACGTPVAGFARGALPELITPAVGRLACPGDSSDLARAALQCIDINGLACRRIAQKRFGFQRMVDQYESLYARHRLEAAA; this is encoded by the coding sequence GTGAAAATCGGAATCATCGGGCACCTGAAGCATCCCATTGCGAAGCCATTCGCCGGCGGTTTGGAAACGTTCACGGATTCATTCGTACATTCACTGACCAAGCGTGGTCATGACGTCACTTTGTTTGCCAGTGGCGATTCGGACCCAACCCTACCTTTGGTCTCCATCATTAAGCGTGCGACGGTTGCCGATTCAAAGCGTCGCCTACAGCGTGTTCATCATGAATGGATCGAGTCGGTGGAGAACGAAGCCTATGCTTCTCTGATGGCCGGTCTGGCGGCAAGCAATTTTGACGTGATTCATAACCACACCCTCAGCCCGTTGCCGTTAGCTTTCGCGTCGACGTTACCGATGCCGATGATCACCACGCTGCACACGCCACCGTTGCCCCGAATGGTCGACGAACTTGCGGATCGCGGCAGTGACAACAGTGGCGCATTCGTCAACATCTCCAATGCCAACGCCGAACGATGGAGATCTTGCATCAGCCAACAAACCATTATCTACAACGGCGTCGACACATCGTTTTGGAAGAAGTGTCATCAGCCGAAACAGCGTCGTGCCATATGGTTTGGTCGCATCCTGGCGGACAAGGGGCCCCACCACGCAATTGATGCGGCACACGCGGCAGGGTTACCCATCGACATCGCCGGACCGGTTGCGGATTCCGAATACTTCGACCACGAGATTCAACCGCGACTGCAGGACACCGATTGCTATCACGGCCACTTGACCCATGAAGAATTGTGCGGCTTACTCAGCCGATCCGCGGTGGCATTGGTCACACCATGCTGGGACGAACCCTTCGGTTTAGTGGTGGCCGAAGCCTTGGCTTGCGGAACCCCCGTCGCAGGGTTTGCACGCGGTGCATTGCCCGAACTGATCACTCCCGCGGTCGGTCGATTGGCATGCCCCGGTGATTCATCGGACCTTGCACGTGCCGCTTTACAGTGCATCGACATCAACGGGTTGGCTTGCCGGCGTATCGCCCAGAAACGTTTCGGGTTCCAACGCATGGTCGACCAGTACGAATCGTTGTACGCACGTCATCGTTTGGAGGCGGCAGCATGA
- a CDS encoding Y4yA family PLP-dependent enzyme, with translation MPTPTETITEQTTSPDNDPTFDRYCQGVPPLSGRIEPWMVQFLSAAEFRQRIEPHGSPVNVLNPHRMAENVAELNQIAAERQVDFRIFFARKANKCLSFVDQAHQLGIGVDTASEIELEQTLDRNLPPADVICTAAVKSESLIRRCMDNKICIAIDNHDEFERVRCLATTHQKQAIVALRLSGFLHGTRRLESRFGFDCERDRNLSEIPVDDRIRIIGLHFHLDGYDPHQRVTAIGESIRWAKRLRTAGHHPRFIDMGGGLPVCYLKHQDQWDHFWDQHAESLRGRTDEVTYNRNPLSRSVHQADVGPPQSMYPYYQSQTRATWLATVLDSNVGRQTVAQALKENGLQLRCEPGRSLLDGCGITIARIEFQKQDTRGRRLLGLSMNRTQCRTTSDDFLVDPLLIPSNREARTAVEGYLVGAYCMESELLSWRKFRFPSGVGIGDHIVFPNTAGYLMHFLESRSHQFPLAKNLVIGADGGADLRLDDIDR, from the coding sequence ATGCCCACACCCACTGAAACCATCACGGAACAAACGACATCGCCTGACAACGATCCAACGTTTGATCGATACTGCCAAGGCGTCCCGCCGTTGTCCGGACGCATCGAACCGTGGATGGTTCAGTTCTTAAGTGCGGCGGAATTTCGTCAGCGGATTGAGCCGCACGGGTCACCCGTCAACGTGTTGAATCCGCACCGGATGGCCGAAAACGTCGCCGAATTGAATCAGATCGCGGCGGAGCGTCAGGTTGACTTTCGCATCTTCTTTGCACGCAAAGCCAACAAGTGTTTGTCGTTCGTCGATCAAGCACATCAACTGGGGATCGGCGTCGATACGGCCAGCGAAATCGAGTTGGAACAGACGCTCGATCGAAATCTGCCGCCCGCCGATGTGATCTGCACCGCCGCGGTGAAATCGGAATCTCTGATCCGGCGATGCATGGACAACAAGATCTGCATCGCAATCGACAACCATGACGAATTTGAACGTGTTCGCTGCCTGGCGACCACTCACCAAAAGCAAGCCATCGTAGCGTTGCGGCTGAGCGGGTTTCTGCACGGAACCCGGCGACTGGAATCGCGATTCGGATTCGATTGTGAACGTGACCGCAACCTGTCCGAGATTCCAGTGGATGATCGTATTCGAATCATTGGCCTGCATTTTCATCTGGACGGTTACGATCCGCATCAACGCGTCACCGCCATCGGCGAATCCATCCGTTGGGCCAAACGCTTGCGGACCGCCGGCCATCATCCCCGCTTCATCGATATGGGTGGTGGACTGCCGGTGTGTTATCTGAAACACCAGGATCAGTGGGATCATTTCTGGGACCAGCATGCCGAATCACTCCGCGGGCGAACCGATGAAGTGACTTACAACCGGAATCCGCTTTCTCGCTCTGTCCACCAGGCCGATGTCGGTCCACCACAGTCGATGTATCCGTATTACCAAAGTCAGACCCGAGCGACTTGGTTGGCGACCGTCCTGGATTCCAATGTGGGCCGCCAAACCGTGGCTCAGGCTTTGAAAGAAAACGGACTGCAGTTGCGATGTGAACCCGGACGCAGCCTGTTGGACGGATGCGGGATCACGATTGCACGAATTGAATTTCAAAAGCAAGACACACGTGGACGCCGGCTGCTGGGCTTGTCGATGAATCGCACCCAGTGCCGCACGACCAGCGACGACTTCTTGGTCGATCCACTGCTGATCCCATCCAATCGCGAAGCACGAACGGCCGTGGAAGGCTATCTGGTGGGCGCATACTGTATGGAATCGGAGCTCTTATCTTGGCGAAAGTTCCGTTTTCCCAGCGGCGTCGGTATCGGAGACCATATCGTGTTTCCCAACACGGCCGGCTATCTGATGCACTTCTTAGAGAGCCGGTCGCATCAATTTCCGCTGGCTAAAAACTTGGTAATCGGTGCTGACGGGGGCGCCGACCTACGATTGGACGACATTGATCGCTGA
- the mscL gene encoding large conductance mechanosensitive channel protein MscL produces MKFIEDFKKFALRGNVVDLAIGFTVGAAFTTVVKSLVNDILMPPIGLVSGNADFSDLFFVLNLPDGVERPEGGFQTLAAAQNVGAVTINYGVFLNNCLALFIIALAMFLIIRIANRVDEELDEAFGDTPPPGEPAEKKCDFCRTKIAYRATRCPHCTSQLSVPDAVARDQSLAGRPTS; encoded by the coding sequence ATGAAATTTATCGAAGACTTCAAGAAGTTCGCATTGCGCGGCAACGTCGTTGACCTCGCGATTGGTTTCACCGTTGGTGCGGCGTTCACCACGGTGGTCAAATCGCTAGTCAATGATATTTTGATGCCGCCGATCGGATTGGTGTCCGGCAATGCTGACTTTTCCGATCTGTTCTTTGTTCTGAACCTGCCCGACGGCGTGGAGCGTCCCGAGGGCGGGTTCCAGACATTGGCTGCCGCGCAAAACGTCGGCGCAGTGACGATCAACTACGGCGTCTTTTTGAACAATTGCCTGGCATTGTTCATCATTGCCTTGGCGATGTTCCTGATCATCCGCATCGCCAACCGCGTCGACGAAGAACTGGATGAAGCGTTCGGCGACACGCCGCCACCGGGCGAACCGGCTGAAAAGAAATGTGACTTCTGTCGAACCAAGATCGCCTATCGTGCGACTCGGTGTCCGCATTGCACATCACAACTGTCGGTACCTGACGCGGTAGCACGCGACCAGAGCTTGGCCGGCCGTCCTACTTCTTAA
- a CDS encoding DUF1328 domain-containing protein gives MLYWAAVFFIIALVAGLLGFGGIAGGASTIAQVLFVVFLVLFVISLLFGRRGRVG, from the coding sequence ATGCTTTACTGGGCAGCCGTCTTTTTCATCATCGCTCTAGTCGCGGGCTTGTTAGGTTTCGGCGGAATTGCAGGCGGAGCCTCCACCATCGCTCAAGTCCTGTTCGTCGTCTTTCTGGTCCTGTTTGTGATCAGCTTGCTGTTCGGTCGACGCGGACGCGTGGGATAA
- a CDS encoding MATE family efflux transporter, translated as MLRDERRTANQRKPKRRESSEFGYAALLKVAVPLAATVGCFSITLFTDRTLLMWYEPTSSAASVAAGNLYWAVACIPVSAMGYVTPLVAMQMGRRDRRLANIQIWSLIWQCIWMAAASVPVFMMIGWASPILFQAFDHEPALAKAEAGYFRILLWIAPASMLEAGLTAFFVGRRITRPILRMNLFSAAVNVGLDVWLIFGGLGVPAMGVRGAALATVLAMWLKVAGFATLMTRLRSFARYRTVAWKPDLSVATKIVGPGSALGVQQLIRSALFSFILLVIGAASVNGLAATSATLSLYQLLSIPVIGLATAVTVVTGQAFAGHGREVASQVIRRGLVLGLTTAGIISVLLMFATDPLLQIPLRGVDEGRKDQIYQIASVLMIYAAVYGIADIVGLLLGAAAKGLGRTTIILAATAGSGIAVVAIAWWIRPHDETAVSFWWSALVIWAVLQAGWIGLHLRRLANR; from the coding sequence ATGCTGCGTGATGAACGTCGAACCGCGAATCAACGCAAGCCAAAGCGACGGGAATCAAGCGAGTTCGGTTATGCGGCTTTGTTGAAGGTGGCCGTACCCTTGGCGGCAACCGTTGGCTGTTTTTCGATCACGCTTTTTACCGATCGGACGTTGTTGATGTGGTATGAACCCACGTCGTCCGCAGCGTCGGTGGCGGCGGGAAATCTTTATTGGGCAGTGGCCTGCATTCCCGTAAGCGCAATGGGGTATGTCACGCCTTTGGTGGCGATGCAGATGGGGCGGCGAGATCGACGTCTGGCAAACATCCAGATCTGGTCGCTGATCTGGCAATGCATTTGGATGGCTGCCGCCAGTGTGCCGGTCTTTATGATGATCGGATGGGCCAGTCCGATTTTGTTTCAAGCGTTTGACCACGAACCGGCGCTCGCAAAAGCGGAAGCCGGATACTTTCGCATTCTATTGTGGATTGCCCCTGCATCGATGTTAGAAGCCGGGCTGACGGCATTCTTCGTGGGGCGGCGTATCACGCGACCGATTCTGCGGATGAATCTATTTTCCGCAGCGGTGAATGTGGGTTTGGATGTTTGGCTGATCTTCGGAGGCCTCGGTGTTCCGGCGATGGGAGTCCGCGGCGCGGCGCTCGCGACTGTCTTGGCGATGTGGCTAAAGGTTGCCGGTTTCGCAACGCTAATGACACGTTTGCGATCCTTCGCACGGTATCGAACCGTTGCATGGAAGCCGGATTTGTCGGTGGCCACCAAAATCGTGGGACCTGGATCTGCTTTAGGCGTTCAGCAGTTGATCCGGTCGGCGTTGTTCAGTTTCATCTTGCTGGTCATTGGTGCCGCGTCGGTCAATGGGTTGGCGGCAACGTCCGCAACGCTTTCTTTGTATCAATTGTTATCAATTCCGGTCATTGGGCTGGCAACTGCCGTGACAGTGGTCACTGGTCAAGCCTTCGCCGGACATGGACGTGAAGTCGCCTCGCAGGTGATCCGGCGTGGCCTGGTCTTGGGTCTGACAACGGCGGGGATCATCAGCGTGTTGTTGATGTTCGCAACGGACCCTTTGCTTCAAATCCCGCTGCGCGGCGTCGACGAAGGCAGAAAGGACCAGATTTATCAGATCGCCAGCGTGCTGATGATCTATGCAGCGGTATATGGGATCGCCGATATCGTTGGGTTGCTGTTGGGAGCGGCGGCCAAAGGACTCGGACGGACGACTATCATCCTGGCAGCCACCGCTGGTTCCGGGATCGCAGTCGTCGCCATAGCGTGGTGGATTCGCCCGCATGACGAAACCGCGGTGTCGTTCTGGTGGTCCGCTTTGGTGATTTGGGCCGTGTTGCAGGCCGGATGGATTGGACTGCATTTACGCCGCTTGGCGAATCGATAA
- a CDS encoding DUF1559 domain-containing protein, which produces MYSYHPPVFRRGRPAFTLVELLVVIAIIGILVSLLLPAVQSAREAARRMSCSNNMKQIVLAMHNYESAYKRLPANYTTGTGISGNFSVFAQMASFYEQGNVLDLIDFGRPLHVGCCPGTLVAPHDQAAQTPISLLTCPSESVDRVYDVTTLSGSGPVQQYSGTNYAMNFGTGVGTKYDTRVPTDGILWIDANVGFESITDGLSNTAAFSESLLGVSQQSPAAPTNDYQRRRTMMNVRCDFIDRSRSPSSPGMKGYQLPDDPDELEDFTQGSSLFRGWSGQRGAGWINGREYWTGYSHYHPPQSGIPDMQSCGWGVFAARSNHPGGVHVALCDGSVRFASESIDLETWRSVGSRNDHRSIEAW; this is translated from the coding sequence TTGTACTCCTATCACCCGCCCGTTTTCCGGCGTGGCCGCCCGGCGTTTACGTTGGTCGAACTACTGGTCGTCATTGCGATCATTGGAATCCTGGTTTCCTTGTTGTTGCCAGCCGTCCAGTCGGCCCGCGAAGCGGCGCGGCGGATGAGCTGCAGCAACAACATGAAGCAGATCGTCTTGGCGATGCACAATTACGAAAGTGCCTACAAACGCTTGCCTGCCAACTACACGACCGGAACCGGAATATCCGGGAACTTTTCGGTCTTCGCCCAGATGGCATCGTTCTATGAACAAGGGAACGTTCTGGACTTGATCGACTTCGGACGCCCGCTTCACGTGGGATGTTGTCCCGGAACCTTGGTCGCGCCACACGACCAGGCGGCTCAAACCCCGATCAGCCTGCTGACTTGTCCCAGTGAAAGTGTGGATCGTGTTTACGACGTCACCACGCTTTCCGGGTCCGGGCCGGTCCAACAGTATTCCGGAACCAACTATGCCATGAACTTTGGCACCGGCGTCGGGACCAAGTACGACACCCGCGTGCCCACCGACGGGATTCTGTGGATCGATGCCAACGTGGGTTTCGAATCCATCACCGATGGGCTCAGTAACACTGCCGCGTTTTCCGAGTCGCTGTTGGGGGTCAGCCAGCAGAGTCCTGCGGCGCCGACCAACGACTATCAGCGGCGCCGAACGATGATGAATGTCCGCTGTGACTTCATCGACCGTTCGCGATCGCCATCGAGTCCGGGGATGAAAGGTTACCAGTTGCCCGACGACCCCGACGAATTGGAAGACTTCACGCAGGGCAGTTCGCTGTTTCGCGGCTGGTCCGGACAACGCGGTGCAGGCTGGATCAATGGACGCGAATATTGGACCGGTTATTCGCATTACCACCCGCCGCAAAGTGGGATCCCCGACATGCAGTCATGTGGTTGGGGCGTCTTCGCGGCACGCAGCAACCATCCCGGCGGCGTTCACGTCGCTTTGTGTGATGGCAGCGTGCGTTTCGCCAGCGAAAGTATCGACCTGGAAACATGGCGTTCGGTTGGATCCAGGAACGACCATCGCAGCATCGAAGCGTGGTGA
- a CDS encoding glycosyltransferase family 2 protein, whose protein sequence is MSFSVMTIVRGRRNHLWNQGRSITESHRKPDQWIIVGMDEDVDPPSIPGVDVVIDRVNGDGERLPLAEARNRAADRCSTETMVFLDVDCIASPTLFPAMVDTVQQAGGLWMGDVRYLPKGATTDHWTMNDLMPLSVRHPLQPKLITDRQPSQDYHRFWSLCFGISREAFETIGGFDTGYEGYGGEDTDFAFTARRAGVPFGFVAAVAFHQHHPVCKPPLNHFSQIVSNAERFRRKWDVWPMESWLHAFAERDLIRFDPGSDQIDVLRCPNKDEVAATVIDSPAGF, encoded by the coding sequence ATGTCCTTCAGCGTGATGACGATCGTCCGTGGTCGTCGAAACCATTTATGGAATCAAGGCCGCAGCATCACCGAATCTCATCGCAAGCCGGACCAGTGGATCATCGTCGGCATGGATGAGGACGTGGATCCGCCGAGCATCCCCGGCGTCGATGTCGTGATCGATCGCGTCAATGGCGACGGCGAACGTTTGCCGCTGGCCGAAGCCCGCAACCGGGCGGCGGACCGTTGCAGCACCGAAACGATGGTGTTTTTGGACGTCGATTGCATCGCATCGCCCACATTGTTTCCAGCGATGGTCGACACCGTTCAACAGGCCGGTGGTCTATGGATGGGCGATGTTCGCTACCTACCCAAGGGCGCGACAACCGATCATTGGACGATGAACGACTTGATGCCGCTGTCGGTGCGTCATCCCTTGCAACCGAAACTGATAACGGACAGACAGCCGTCGCAGGACTATCACCGGTTTTGGTCTTTGTGCTTTGGGATCAGTCGCGAAGCCTTCGAAACGATCGGCGGATTTGATACCGGGTACGAAGGCTATGGTGGCGAAGACACCGATTTTGCCTTCACGGCAAGACGCGCCGGTGTGCCATTCGGTTTTGTTGCGGCTGTCGCATTTCACCAGCACCATCCGGTCTGCAAGCCACCGCTGAATCACTTCAGCCAGATCGTTTCCAACGCCGAACGATTCCGCCGCAAGTGGGATGTTTGGCCCATGGAGTCTTGGCTTCATGCGTTCGCCGAACGTGACCTGATTCGGTTCGATCCTGGTTCCGACCAAATCGATGTGCTGCGGTGTCCCAACAAGGACGAAGTGGCCGCGACCGTCATCGATTCGCCGGCCGGCTTTTGA
- a CDS encoding glycosyltransferase, whose protein sequence is MNRPHVGFYVHYHGLGHKHRAEAIMRHLDCDCTVITSRCGDAAWSGKHLIDVMDLPSDIDDVPDHGYRHRQEVPALHYAPLWTSNITARVAAYTGWLQDAKPDLMVVDVSAETSMLTRLASIPQVVVRQHGRRDDDAHHNAYAAAISLLAPFPESWEDDITPSWVRQKTIYLNGFRREPEKAPQTIPQHERPTVVVMFGRGGHADAHAPLRSAANECPDFQWLVIGLDDDEHHPAGPANLSFLGWQESPQDIYRHADVVVTAAGHNSVMEIGSYRRPMIAIAQDRPFDEQIRKARILDREGLAVGLSRWPEAGSWPKLLDRARRLDTSQWDRVFQEDGAQQAASYLTSTAQWAAKQKRSQTETSPCPSA, encoded by the coding sequence ATGAACCGTCCTCATGTCGGCTTTTATGTCCACTATCACGGATTGGGCCACAAACATCGGGCCGAAGCAATCATGCGTCATCTGGATTGCGATTGCACGGTCATCACCAGTCGATGTGGCGATGCCGCGTGGTCGGGCAAACACTTGATCGATGTGATGGACCTTCCCAGTGACATCGATGATGTTCCCGATCATGGCTATCGGCATCGTCAAGAAGTTCCCGCCCTGCATTACGCTCCTTTGTGGACAAGCAACATCACTGCACGCGTCGCCGCATACACGGGGTGGTTGCAAGATGCCAAGCCGGACTTGATGGTCGTGGATGTTTCGGCAGAAACTTCGATGCTGACGCGTTTGGCCTCCATCCCACAAGTCGTCGTCCGCCAACATGGTCGCCGTGATGACGATGCGCATCACAATGCATACGCCGCAGCGATTTCACTGCTGGCACCTTTTCCGGAATCTTGGGAGGACGACATCACACCGTCCTGGGTCCGCCAAAAGACGATCTATCTGAACGGTTTTCGCCGAGAACCGGAAAAGGCGCCACAGACGATACCACAGCATGAACGTCCCACCGTGGTCGTCATGTTTGGACGGGGAGGACATGCTGATGCGCACGCCCCACTGCGTTCCGCAGCGAACGAGTGCCCCGATTTTCAGTGGCTGGTGATCGGACTGGATGACGACGAACACCACCCGGCCGGTCCGGCAAACCTAAGCTTTCTTGGCTGGCAAGAATCCCCCCAAGATATCTATCGTCACGCCGATGTCGTGGTCACCGCGGCGGGGCACAACAGTGTGATGGAAATCGGATCTTATCGGCGACCGATGATCGCCATTGCCCAGGATCGCCCCTTCGACGAACAGATCCGCAAAGCCAGGATACTCGACCGTGAGGGCTTGGCGGTCGGATTGTCGCGCTGGCCCGAAGCTGGCAGCTGGCCAAAACTCCTGGATCGGGCCCGCCGGCTGGACACCAGCCAATGGGATCGCGTTTTTCAAGAGGACGGGGCGCAACAGGCGGCCAGCTATCTGACATCAACAGCACAATGGGCCGCTAAACAAAAACGTTCACAAACGGAAACGTCACCATGTCCTTCAGCGTGA
- a CDS encoding DUF4198 domain-containing protein has translation MLKSLTRTIFIITVFFGLFGKSETSAHDTWLQTNTPIVRNGQPLNVELCLGNHGNGHRDFLLASQVTLDWTTTRWHQPDGANVDLNDTMHSTSSAEKQGVWRTTVSPKSSGVHAFTQTLDKVLNHGRPIRSQRTAKTYVAVGPMLDSITLDDRPHQKPFGWAFEVVLDSCPFREVVAGEPLTAKVLLHHQPLADCRVSLIPEGGQLAENFDPRYEADTDDQGNVTLVPPKPGRYLLVAHHTASDEKSDEYDFTSYATTVTLHVPAGRPWVAVE, from the coding sequence ATGTTGAAATCACTTACCCGCACCATTTTCATCATCACGGTATTCTTCGGCTTGTTCGGAAAATCGGAGACGTCGGCTCACGACACATGGCTGCAAACCAACACGCCGATCGTTCGAAACGGCCAGCCCCTGAACGTCGAACTGTGTTTGGGAAATCACGGAAACGGGCATCGCGATTTTCTGTTGGCCAGCCAAGTCACCTTGGACTGGACCACCACACGATGGCATCAGCCCGACGGGGCGAACGTTGACCTGAATGACACCATGCATTCGACATCGTCGGCGGAAAAGCAAGGCGTTTGGCGAACCACGGTGTCACCCAAATCTTCGGGCGTTCATGCTTTCACCCAAACGCTGGACAAGGTGCTGAACCACGGTCGCCCGATCCGCAGCCAACGTACCGCCAAGACGTATGTGGCCGTGGGACCGATGCTGGATTCGATCACGCTGGACGACCGACCACATCAGAAACCTTTCGGCTGGGCGTTCGAAGTGGTACTGGATAGCTGTCCGTTTCGTGAAGTGGTTGCCGGGGAACCACTGACGGCAAAGGTGCTGTTGCATCATCAGCCGTTGGCCGATTGTCGGGTCAGCCTGATTCCCGAAGGCGGCCAGCTTGCCGAAAACTTTGATCCCCGGTACGAAGCCGACACCGATGATCAGGGAAACGTGACACTGGTGCCGCCAAAACCAGGTCGATACTTATTGGTCGCCCACCATACGGCGTCCGATGAAAAATCAGATGAGTATGATTTCACCAGCTATGCCACGACGGTCACGCTACACGTGCCGGCGGGGCGTCCGTGGGTGGCTGTCGAATAA